Within the Bacillus sp. FSL K6-3431 genome, the region CTCTTATAATGCATAGTAAACATGATGGTTCTGTACCTTTAGAACATCCATATTATGCTTATAAAAACATACCTTCTTCAGAACTTTGTCTACTTGAATCATGGGGACATTTAATTTGGCTTGGTAAGTCGTCAAATGAAACAGATGAAAACATTATTAAATTTCTAAAATCATATAAAATATAGGTAGTCCCTTTCCTTTGATTTTTGTAAAGTGCGTTTTAATGGGGGCGGACAGAATTTCTTCATATAATCATTGATCACCCCATTAAGATAAAAACCGCCGGAGCCCAACATCCCCGACGTTCCATTTCTTAATATATCGACATATATTCTCTTTCCCATGGATGTACTTGGGATCTAAATCTGTACCTATAAAAATAGAACAATTTGAATGAAATAAACGTTATTTTATCAAGCTTTTTGTTATCTTTTCAAAATGAAATTAAACAGAATCATTGGTCTTGTTGGTCAAACCCGCTCTCATGAACGCGGCTTTTCTTATTGCACATCAACAATTATATTAACGCTAATTTTAACACGATCAATCTCTCCTGTATCAAGATCAATCATTTTGGTTCCAGCATTTATTCCTGTTACCACACCTGTAAACTTCTGGTATTTACTATTACGAAATGTTGTTATAGTAATTGGTGATTCAAATTCATATGCTTCTGAAATCCTCTCTCCAATTTAAATGTAATCTTCTTCTGTAAGTTTTGGTGTAGCTTTAGATTCTTTTGTCGCTTTCTTCGACTTTGGTACAGCTAACATAATTATCGTTCCCTTAAAACATTCGTTCCTATCAAGTTACGAACATTTATTCTTGATGAAGGCTGATATTTCATATAAAATTAGGGAATCATTAAGATTCGGCATATCCCGAATCCCAACAAAAGATAGAGATATTATTGAGCAAGCCATGTATTTACCTATGCTCTTAACTGTTTTGAATAAGATTTAGAAGTTGTAGAGAAAAGCCCATTTAAAATTAATGGTCCTTACATTGCATTAATAGAATCTACAATGAATGCCGTTCAAAAGGATTTAGCCGCAGTAAAAAAGTTATAGGTACAAAAATAAGATTAAAGTAGAACGCATTAAATCAGATGATACTTTTACGATGTATATATTTTCAAATGAAGAGAACATAACTACTTTAATCCTAGATTACTTAATCAAGTGGAGGAATTGTTAATTACTATTTGAATAAGCGCCATAACGAGAAATAAAAAAGCCCCCTCAGTTATGAGGAGACTATTGCAAAAGCGGATCTAGGAGGATACATCTATTATTGCTCATGCTATTTTTCTTATACCTATCCAGACTTTGCTTATGAGATAATATAATATAAAAATATCTTTGTTCAACGAAACTGGCGGGTTAGTTCAATACTATATCAGGAATAATTAAATTCCGGTGACTAAACTCCAAACTGTTTTAAATGGTGGTCAAGATGCTTGTAGATTCCTTTTCCCCATTGCTCAGAAGAAAATTTTCCAAAAAAAGGATGCGGGTGACTTGTACAAGCCTCTGGTCCATTGTTTTGGAATGTTTTAATTTTTTGTTTTAGTTTTTCTCTTTCTATTTCAAAATATTTTTTATCTGCTATTAAAATGGTTGGAATAGTAGACATATTATGTGCTAAAGGCTTGTCATTATAAAAAATGGGTTTTGCAATTCTACCTACTAATAGCCCTAACCAACCTCTTGGGGGTAAAGTATATCCCATAGAGATATCTTGAAAAGATGAGCAATGAGCTAACATTTGGGCGACATCCATTTTTCCCCATTTTGGTTGTGAATTTACGCTTAAATTGTCGATACGTTTTAATATTTCATCTGTATGCAAAAGCTCAAAAATATTATTCATTAGAATAACTCCTTTAGTTTTGTTGATTTAAACCAATAAAGGGACTTGTTGATTTAATGTACATTTCAACGTCAACGCTATTTTATCCTTCTTTAGCAAAAGAAGGATAGTGAAAGATACCTGGTAGTTGGATGTGCAAACTTAAAATTAGTGTTACACTATTCCGTAAATAAAAGTTTAAATTTAAGGTGGCAAAATGATGTTATCTGAAGATATACTTAAATCATTTAATGTAAACGGTGAAATTATTCCATTAAAGGGTGGTCAGAATACATCGGTAAGAGTGAATAATGCTGTATTAAAGCCAGTAGAAGGCGTGCTACACTCTGAGCAATTATTTACTATTATTGATAGTATTAATCCTCAAGGTTATAGGTTGTCAAAACCTATTAAAAGTAATAAAGGCACTTTTGTTACAGAAGGTTGGGGGTGTGCAACTTTTGAACGTGGTCGGGAGGTCTACGGTCAAATTAAAGAGAAACTTCATGTAGCAAGATTATTTCATCATGATTTAGCTAATATCAAATATAAATACTTTTCTCAAGTAGATAACCCTTGGTCAAAGGCCCATCGTATTGCGTGGCAAGAAAATGAATTATCGGAGGAAATACATACAGAAGCAAGAAAAATAATAAAGAATTTACTTGAAAAAGTACAACTAAAAGAGCGATATAAACTGCAAATTGTCCATAGTGATTTGGCTGGAAACATTCTTTTTGATGATGTATTACCGCCTCTTATCATTGATTTCTCCCCAACAGTTGCACCAGTTGAATATGCTGAAGCCATAATAGTATGTGATTGTATTGCGTGGCAAGGAAGTAAAATTAGTGAAATTGATTTGCTTCCCGACAATAAAGAAATGTTCATAAGAGCTGTAGTATTCCGATTAGTAGTAGGAGCTATATTTTCAGGAGAAAACTTCAATAGATTTATTGATGAATATTATTTATTTAAACAAATTTTAGATTATATAGAATCGGATTCTTACTCAACTAAAGGGTGCAATAGTTAAGCAGGTGATCAAAGTAGGGTCGCCTTTTTCTTTTGGTCAAAATCCTAATAATATTTTTAGAATATTATGTTAGTATTGAGGTAGAAGTGACAGTTTAATAAGCAGTAGAACTTTACTCATTATTTTTAAAATGAGAGGTGTGGTTATGTCAATAATTATTAGTAAACATGGGCACCGATTAGATAATTTCGTGGAGGCTTCAAGTGAATCTGAATTACTTGATATCGGAAGTATTAGTGGTGGAAATGCCGTTTTAATGCATAAAGATATGCTAATTGTCTGATGGATAGGTCGCTCCCTTAGGCAAACTATGCACGAATTTTTTCTTTTACAAAATATTTTAACTATACAAACTCCTCACTGATTTAAGCACTACAATAGAGTTTCTATACTAATTTTCAATAGGAGGAGCAAAGTCATGAATGAATTTTATAAGGCCATTACGTAGTTTATGACCCAATCATTTAACTATAAGGGAGATTCAAGAAGCAAGTAAAAACTCGGAATACGGAGCTGGAACATTTCATTTAAACTCTAAATCAGTTCGCTTTAGAGTTGCCAAGATAACTCCCACTAAATGTGGTCTATTTGTTGTTTTTTGGGAAAAAGATGAAAACAATAAAAATCAACCATTTTCTTACTCTGAATCTCCTGATTTATTAGTCATCAATACTTTTACTAATAACCATTTTGGACAATTCATCTTCCTAAAAGAAGTTCTTGCTAAACGATACATTCTTAAAACAGATGATAAAAACGGAAAAATGGCAATTAGAGTTTATCCTAGTTGGGATACCCCACTAACAAGCAAGCTGTAGCAACACAAAAATGGCAGTTATGATATTTTATTGATATGAGCGATACAAATCAGTTACCAATATAAGAAATATTAAAACTTTATTCTCAATAAAAGCCAAATCCGCAAAAAAAGCAACCCATCCACATAATGGATAGGTCGCTTTTAGTTATTATTAATCCAAGTCAGCGCTGGGCTTTTTCTTACTCAAATTCCTTAGTAGCGATCATCTCTACGTTCTCTGCATCGGCATTCGAAATCACGGTCACGTCTGCGGTCACGGTCACGGTCACGGTCACGGTCACGGTCACGATCTCGATCTCTATCATGGTCACAATGATGTTCACGTTCTCCTCTTACTTCTCTACATTCACAAATTAACCTTTCCCGTCGTCTCCGTCTACGGTCGTCTCTTTCTCCGCCAACAAAATCATGTTCAAAACACATACACTCATCGCCCCTTAATATTATTAAAGTCGGCCGACCTTAATAAATAATATATTGTTAAATGGTATGGGATGATTGGACAAACTGGCTGGTAAAAACGTGCATTTTTTATTTTCTGCAATAAACAAAGACCCCCTCATTTACGAGGAGGATATTGCATATGTGAATTTAGGAGGATACATCTATTATTACTTATACTATTTTTACTTAAACCTATCCAGGCTTTGCTTATGAGATAATATAGTATAAAAATATCTTTGTTCAACTAAAGGGCAGGTTAATGCAAGTAGTTCCATCTTTTTCACCCTAATTCACTACATGTTAAAACTATAAAAGATTCTTTCATCAAAAAGTGCATACGCCACATAGTAAATTGAAGATGATGTTAAGCACTGGGAGGCGAAGGATTTGAATAATAAGAACTTTGGTCAAAATGGTCAAAACCTCCAACCAGAAGGTCAAGCCGCTAAGCTTGCCGTTATTGCTGGAACAATAACTACACTTGGGGATGCCCTAGCCACTATTGCAGCAATACTTGCAATAGAAGAAAGTCAACAAAAAAAATGGATAAAGGTGAAAATAAAAATATGCAGAAACAGATTGACTATTTAACCATTCAATTTGAACAACTTAAAAATCAAGTAAATAAGGAGAAGCGCAATAGAAGGGATTTAAGTAATCCCCCCTCTTTACCTGCAATTACATATTTAGCCATTATCAATACACGTTGCGAAAAGCACTTGATGATGAATGGGTCTTATTAATTCTAGAAGCAATAAAACTTGGTATCTCAGCAAAAGAAATTAGAGATTTTTTAAAAGATCGTCCAAGGACCTGATTGAGTTCTTTTTTTATGCTGCTATTCAAACCTTCCTCTTCCTGGTATCTTCTAGCCTGTCCACCTTACCGACCAAAACAACTACAGTCACCTCTTCAAAGTCTGGCAATTCGTGCTCGATTAATTTACCTTTCTTCACCAGATACTTTTTCTTTATCATCCAGAAGGCTTATTACCGCTGATGTTAAGTTGTCATTCATGTTATCCCTCCTGTTCTTTTTCTGTCACAATTTCATAACAAAGCTTTGCGCACTCATCACATATGCATACTTCGCTTGGAGCCATAACAAGCTTATATACTTCAGCTTGTACCTTTCCGCAAAAGTCACAGGCTACACTTCTTTAATCATTCCTCACTCATCCCTTCCGAAATATGCTCAAACACTTTTTCGGCTGTCTTTTCCCGGATGCCTGGTATCCCCGTTAAGCTCTCCATACGCTCATTCAAGAACGTATGGAACATATCTGCAGTTTCAAACTTACCTGCTTGTCTACCAGCTCAAATCCTTCCTGATAGACCGGATTACGATTTGCTTTTGGTTTTAGTTTGTAGGCGTTCATTTGATTCCCTCCATGAGACGCTGTTCCATCGAACTGTGTAATCCCCTTACAAATAAAAGGATAATTGATTACAATACAGCAATAAACTGGTAACGTTTTACCAATAATGTATACTTAATCCTTTTTTGATGAGACAATTCCTTTACAACAATTTAATTGTTAACGTCACAAATTGGAGTTGACTCATGTTCATAATCATACGAAACAAACCTTTGCTGATTTCTACGCAGCAGATTTGTTTTTGCAACAACTGAATCGAAATATAAATTCTTCCAAACATTGGACTGTTTCTGAAAAGCTGCATCATATTTCTGTTATTACATCATGAGATGAATGTGATAAAGACTGCTGATTATGTTTTAGTCAGTGGTCTTTTTGTTTGTACTGCTAAACAAAAATCTCTCTTCAATAAGACAAAGTCCTTTTTTTAGGCGTACTCATACATTGATAAAAAGGAGTGATAACAAAGTGCAATATTATTATTCTAGACAGCCATCTACAAACATGGATATTGTAACTGATATAATAAAAGCAATTAATGGAGAATATAGAGCCATTCACTGCTATGAACAATTAGCAAATCAAGCTCCTAATAATCTGATTAAAAATAAGATCCTCGAAATAAGAGACGATGAAATTAGGCACTATCACATGTTTTCAAATATTTATACATCTCTTACAGGGAAACAACCTTCTCCACAATTAACGGAACAATGTCCTAATAACTTTCGTAGTGGGGTTCTTGCTGCGTTTAAAGACGAGCAGGAAACAGTTGACTTCTACCATGAGATAGCAAGAAAAACCAATGATATGTTTATTAAAGACACATTTCTGCAAGCTTCGGCTGATGAACAAAATCACGCGGTTTGGTTTTTATATTTCATGAACCATCAGTAATCGAGTGATAGCTAGCCGGCGATTATGTCGGCTTTTGCTACTTCACAATATGTGTCTAGATCGCCTTACTACCAATCAAATTAATTCCCTACGATACGACCAAACCTTATTTTCCTGCTTCACCTTTCCCTTGTTTTCACCAGGAGCATAAACTTCAACATCTTGAAGGATTTCCCCATCAGATGCCTTTGCCTTTCACTCAATCGACCATCGTGTGACCATGGACCTCACCTTCTTTTCAGTTTTTAAACTTCCAATAATTCAATTCTCGTAAGCCCATAGTTCAAAAAGTATTTCCGTCATGGTTCTTTGGTAACCCTATTACCTTTTATGAATCGGAACAGGTATTGATTGATGTAAAACAGCAATTCCAGACGCTTCATGACCTCACTTCCTTTTGAGTTTTAGAGTGAAGATGCTATGGCTTCTAATTCAGATTCTGCATCTTCTTCCGAATATTTATTAATCATTTCCGTTGGGTAGCCGCATTCCAGAAGTCTATGATGTGATGTTGTAAAATTTTCTGGACCTCTTCAAAACTAGTAAGCTTAATTTTCACGTCAGATGATTCGAAATAAACGCTTTTTACTTCTTCCTTCATAACTCTTCCAATTACCTCCTTTAGCACCCCCTTAGCTTTCGCCTCGTCATCTGCAACAACAATACTTTTGAAATTTTAGTGTCACTGTCGTTTTATAATTAAATGCCTTCATTTTTATCATCCTTTTCGTTTAAGTTTTTTCAGCTTGTCCAACTCAATCCACCCAAACACTGGATCCAACGTAACCACCCACAACTTATGCGGATATTTGATACGGAACATCTTTTCTTTCATTTTAAATACGTCCGTTTCAGCGCCATTACGCCAATCACTTCGATACTCCCGTCCTTCTGATTCACTTCAAAATCAGCAACATACTCTATCTCATCTTTCTCAAATGCTTCTTGCAAGAGATACCACCGTGGCTGCGTTCGGAAGAACAATATTTCCTTGCATTCCTGCAGCCACTTTAATTGCTGGTAATATTTCGCTTCTGCTTTAATGTCGAAAACAATGCCGTCCAATGTAGTTTTCTTATTTCCGTACTTAGATCGCTTAGGTTTATTTATTTTCTGGCATTCCTGCACTGACATGCGTTGTCCCATACTGATCCCCCTTTGCTAATTCTAGTTAATACACCATTTTATTGCCTTGTCCGCTCACCCCTAGCTCGTTTCACTGCAACATGCATAAACTGAATTAACCTTTCGAAAGGTGGTGAAGTTCATGGGATCCTACAGTGATGGCGGTGGCTATGGATCGGGCAATTCTTTTGTTTTAATTGTTGTCCTTTTCATTCTACTAATTATTGTCGGCGCATCATTTGTCTATTAGTTATTAATTAGCCTCCGCCGCATATCTAATTCGTAACAAACCGCCTTACTCTTGAAGAGCGCTTAAGCCGAGCGCTCTTTTAATATCCACTCTGCTGAGGTTCATGATTGATTTCATTTTTACTGATGTAGGCTTCCTCGATCTGCTCCCAATCAAAGCCAAGCATGGCACCAAGACCAATGAATAAGTCAAAGATCACTTGATACTTCCAAACTGTTTTATAATGGCTGAAATCCCCGACTTTTCTAAACAACCGATTTAATTGATTCGTGAGGTTTTCTGTTCGTATCATCCAGGAAGTATGTATTTTTTTAATTTTCTAAATCAATGGAGTTACCGAACGACAAGATAAAATGCAGACAGTCCACATAATCCTTTGACGCCCAATTGAGTGGTTACAAAAAAAAGAAAAAAGAGGTGAATTGATATGCCTTCATTAGAAAACGCGGTGAATATTGGCAATATCGAATTAGCATTAAGGACACATACTCAAATAAGCAAAAGGAATATTCAAAGAGTGGATTTCGCACAAAAAAAGAAGCGCAATTGGCAGCAATCAATCGCGAGAAATCTATATTGATTGGCTATGAACAAGATGACATGGGATTGGCAAATTATTTAGAAGCGTGGTAGCTGGTGGAGGGAAATTAAGAAAAAATACGGTAAAAACATACCGTTATGTAATTGAAGGTCACGCTATCCCCTACTTTGGAAATATCGATATGAAAACATTAAAACCTATAATGTACCAGAAATTCATTAATGGCAAAATAGAATCTGGGCTTTCTAATGAGACAGCAGGACGTATCCACTATGTGATAAGCTTACAGACGGACTGTACCCAACGGCTATCTAGAAAAGAATCCGTGTGAGGGTGTTCAGATAAAAAATAGAGTAGTAAAACAATTAAAATATTAAGAACCAGAATTAATAGCCCCTTTCTTAATAGAAGCATATAAACGTGGAAACATTTACGGACTATACTTCAAAACTCTTTTTGAGAGTGGTCTAAGGAAAGGCGAAGCTGCTGCTCTCCAGTCGTCAGATGTTGTTTGGAAAGAAAAAACACTTATGATAAAGCAGACTTTAGATTTTCAACCAGACGATAATGATGAACTATTCGGAAATAATAAGAGCTATCATTCTGAACGCGTTATTACAATGCGTGAATCAGTCATGTCGGACTTACATGAGCACTTAAAGTATCAAAATCAACGTAAACTATATTTAGGAGATTCCTATCATCATGATCTGAATTTAGTCTTATGCAGAGACGACGGATCACCTTTACCTAAATCAACACTTTTTAATGCTTTTAAATCATGCTTAGAAAAAATAAACGGACCAAGCTTGCCTATCCATTCTACACGCCACACACATGCCGTAATGTTACTAGAAGCTGGCACTGATATGAAAATGGTCCAAGAAAGACTTGGCCACGGAAGTATGCAAATTACATCCGACGTATATGCACACGTATCTATACGAATAGAAGCACGATCAATTGAAAAGTTCGATACCTATATGAGGGAAATTTGTTGGTCAAAATTTGGTCAACCTAAACCACTTGACCAAAACCCCTCTTTATAAATAAAAAGAAAAACAGCCGGAGCCCAACAGCCCCGACGGTTCCACTTCTTAATATATCGACATGTATTGTTCTCTTTCCCATGGATGTACTTGTGATCTAAACATATCCCATTCTATATTTTTTGTTTCAATGAAGTTTTCAAAAATATGTGTGCCTATGCCTGATTTAATCACTTCATCATGCTTTAATTCCTCAAGAGCTTCGCTAAGGTTTGCGGGCAAATCGATTACGCCTTCTTTCATTCTCTCCGCTTTATCCATCATATATATATTGCGATCAACTGAATGTGGTGGTGTTAATTTATCTTGTATCCCGCTTAGGCCTGCTTTTAATAATACAGCCATCGCCAAGTATGGATTTGCTGTAGGATCGACACTTCGCACTTCGATTCGTGTGCTTAAGCCTCTAGATGAAGGAATTCGTACTAAAGGGCTTCGATTTTGAGCGGACCACGCAATATAGCACGGAGCTTCGTAGCCAGGAACGAGACGCTTATAAGAGTTTATAGTTGGGTTCGTAATGGCGGTAAAACCTGGGGCATGTTTCATAATTCCCGCTAAAAACTGAAAAGCTGTCTCACTCATTTTTAACTCACCATCTTTGTCAAAGAAAGCATTTTCCCCATTCTTGAACAAGGACATATTAAAATGCATTCCAGAACCTGCAACACCAAAAAGTGGTTTTGGCATAAACGTAGCATGGAGACCATGCTTACGTGCAATGGTTTTGACGACTAGTTTAAAGGTTTGAATTTGATCACAGGCTGTAACTGCATCAGCGTATTTAAAATCAATTTCATGCTGCCCAGGTGCCTCTTCGTGATGTGAAGCTTCAATTTCAAAACCCATTTCTTCTAGTTCTAAGACAATGTCACGGCGACAGTTTTCACCAAGATCGGTAGGAGCAAGGTCAAAATAACCGCCGTTATCGTTTAGCTCTAAAGTAGGATCACCTTTTTCATCTAATTTAAATAGAAAGAATTCTGGTTCAGGTCCAAGGTTAAATTCAGTGAATCCGAAACTTTCCATTTCCTTTAATACCCTTTTTAAATTACTTCGCGGGTCACCAGCAAAAGGCTTTAAATCCGAATTATAGACATCACATATTAGTCTCGCTACTTTTCCTTTTTCAGCTGTCCATGGAAAAATAACCCATGTGTCTAAATCTGGATATAAATACATGTCTGACTCTTCAATTCTGACAAATCCTTCGATTGATGAACCATCAAACATCATTTTATTATCAAGTGCTTTGCTTAATTGCTTAATGGGTATTTCTACATTTTTGACTGTACCTAAAATATCTGTAAATTGTAATCTAACAAATTTTACATTTTGTTCTTCTGCAAGCTGTGCGATACTTTCTTTCGTAAACATGCCCATCGTTTTACATTTCCCCCTAGGTTTTTCGAAAATTACATCATAAACTATAAAAATTTTACATTATTTTTAATGAAAATGACAGCAAAAAATGCTGTCATCATAAATATTTCCCTATTATAAAGTTATTAAACCTTTTTCCAACAATCTATCAATTGCGGAAGATATGGCAATTTTTACATGAGCGTATGTTAATCCACCTTGAACATATGCTGTATATGGCGGTCTGATCGGCCCATCAGCTGATAATTCGATGCTAGCCCCTTGAATAAAAGCACCAGCAGCCATAATTACCTCATCTTTATAGCCAGGCATAAGGCTTGGATAAGGTGTAACATATGAATCTACAGGAGCAGCTGCTTGAATAGCCTGACAAAATTCAATCATTAGCTCTTGATCTGAAAATTGGACAGACTGGATTAAATCTGTGCGTTTATCATTCCATTTTGGCAATGAATTCATCCCTATCTGTTCAAGCAATGCTGCTGTAAATACAGCACCTTTTAAAGCTTGTCCAGTAATATGGGGCGCAAGAAAAAA harbors:
- a CDS encoding YolD-like family protein, whose protein sequence is MGERISEAYEFESPITITTFRNSKYQKFTGVVTGINAGTKMIDLDTGEIDRVKISVNIIVDVQ
- a CDS encoding DUF1569 domain-containing protein, yielding MNNIFELLHTDEILKRIDNLSVNSQPKWGKMDVAQMLAHCSSFQDISMGYTLPPRGWLGLLVGRIAKPIFYNDKPLAHNMSTIPTILIADKKYFEIEREKLKQKIKTFQNNGPEACTSHPHPFFGKFSSEQWGKGIYKHLDHHLKQFGV
- a CDS encoding anti-repressor SinI family protein, with product MRKALDDEWVLLILEAIKLGISAKEIRDFLKDRPRT
- a CDS encoding ferritin-like domain-containing protein, which encodes MDIVTDIIKAINGEYRAIHCYEQLANQAPNNLIKNKILEIRDDEIRHYHMFSNIYTSLTGKQPSPQLTEQCPNNFRSGVLAAFKDEQETVDFYHEIARKTNDMFIKDTFLQASADEQNHAVWFLYFMNHQ
- a CDS encoding DUF1064 domain-containing protein, with the protein product MGQRMSVQECQKINKPKRSKYGNKKTTLDGIVFDIKAEAKYYQQLKWLQECKEILFFRTQPRWYLLQEAFEKDEIEYVADFEVNQKDGSIEVIGVMALKRTYLK
- a CDS encoding YjcZ family sporulation protein, producing the protein MGSYSDGGGYGSGNSFVLIVVLFILLIIVGASFVY
- a CDS encoding dUTP diphosphatase, which produces MIRTENLTNQLNRLFRKVGDFSHYKTVWKYQVIFDLFIGLGAMLGFDWEQIEEAYISKNEINHEPQQSGY
- a CDS encoding Arm DNA-binding domain-containing protein, producing the protein MRKRGEYWQYRISIKDTYSNKQKEYSKSGFRTKKEAQLAAINREKSILIGYEQDDMGLANYLEAW
- a CDS encoding N-terminal phage integrase SAM-like domain-containing protein; its protein translation is MVAGGGKLRKNTVKTYRYVIEGHAIPYFGNIDMKTLKPIMYQKFINGKIESGLSNETAGRIHYVISLQTDCTQRLSRKESV
- a CDS encoding site-specific integrase, producing the protein MYGLYFKTLFESGLRKGEAAALQSSDVVWKEKTLMIKQTLDFQPDDNDELFGNNKSYHSERVITMRESVMSDLHEHLKYQNQRKLYLGDSYHHDLNLVLCRDDGSPLPKSTLFNAFKSCLEKINGPSLPIHSTRHTHAVMLLEAGTDMKMVQERLGHGSMQITSDVYAHVSIRIEARSIEKFDTYMREICWSKFGQPKPLDQNPSL
- the glnA gene encoding type I glutamate--ammonia ligase, which produces MGMFTKESIAQLAEEQNVKFVRLQFTDILGTVKNVEIPIKQLSKALDNKMMFDGSSIEGFVRIEESDMYLYPDLDTWVIFPWTAEKGKVARLICDVYNSDLKPFAGDPRSNLKRVLKEMESFGFTEFNLGPEPEFFLFKLDEKGDPTLELNDNGGYFDLAPTDLGENCRRDIVLELEEMGFEIEASHHEEAPGQHEIDFKYADAVTACDQIQTFKLVVKTIARKHGLHATFMPKPLFGVAGSGMHFNMSLFKNGENAFFDKDGELKMSETAFQFLAGIMKHAPGFTAITNPTINSYKRLVPGYEAPCYIAWSAQNRSPLVRIPSSRGLSTRIEVRSVDPTANPYLAMAVLLKAGLSGIQDKLTPPHSVDRNIYMMDKAERMKEGVIDLPANLSEALEELKHDEVIKSGIGTHIFENFIETKNIEWDMFRSQVHPWEREQYMSIY